One Scylla paramamosain isolate STU-SP2022 chromosome 7, ASM3559412v1, whole genome shotgun sequence DNA window includes the following coding sequences:
- the LOC135101805 gene encoding trigger factor-like: MERRGKRPWLCTETQGQDGVRSCLIELGGKLQKMCEEMESVELSAQEMRIIQFSPVTYEEDEDEDDDDDDTDDDDDYDDDDDDDDDDDDDEEEEEAEEEGSVFLSASPAFHNEGRQDLG, translated from the exons ATGGAACGCCGCGGCAAGAGACCTTGGTTGTGTACAGAGACACAAGGACAAGATGGAGTCAg GTCATGCT TAATAGAGCTGGGAGGGAAGCTTCAGAAAATGTGCGAAGAGATGGAGAGTGTGGAGTTGTCAGCACAG GAGATGAGAATAATTCAGTTTTCCCCTGTAACTtatgaagaggatgaggatgaagatgatgatgacgatgatactgatgacgatgatgattatgatgatgatgatgatgatgatgatgatgatgatgatgatgaggaggaggaagaagcggaaGAGGAAGGTTCAGTGTTCCTCAGTGCCTCTCCTGCATTTCACAATGAAGGGAGACAGGATCTCGGCTGA